In Pelosinus sp. UFO1, one genomic interval encodes:
- a CDS encoding methionine synthase: protein MPIYNPALKNLDMKEIKRYSGLTKASEFPPHLLEQACTEAQIISQPKVVWQIYDYNPNTATIMSPEPLTLSSTKISEHLKNCLQVIVIAVTIGSRLEEMVSEYFTKDEYTLGLLLDAAGTTAVEVAADQACDLIRQQANQKGYSTLFRFSPGYGQWDITVQPQILSLAHAYEINVTATPSCMLLPRKSITAVIGLTPNACQSAPTSPAKNKSCQQCQQVNCLARKD from the coding sequence ATGCCAATCTACAATCCAGCATTGAAAAATCTAGATATGAAAGAAATCAAGCGCTATTCTGGACTAACCAAGGCTTCCGAGTTTCCGCCCCATTTACTAGAGCAAGCTTGCACTGAGGCACAAATAATATCACAGCCTAAAGTAGTATGGCAAATTTATGACTATAATCCAAACACTGCTACGATAATGAGTCCAGAGCCACTAACCCTGTCATCAACAAAAATAAGTGAACACTTGAAAAACTGCCTACAAGTAATCGTAATTGCTGTTACAATAGGATCTAGATTAGAGGAAATGGTAAGTGAATACTTTACAAAAGACGAGTATACCCTAGGATTATTACTAGATGCAGCTGGTACAACAGCTGTCGAAGTGGCGGCGGACCAAGCATGTGACTTAATTAGACAACAAGCAAATCAAAAGGGTTATTCGACCCTCTTCCGCTTCAGTCCTGGTTACGGTCAATGGGATATTACCGTACAACCCCAAATTCTATCTTTGGCTCATGCCTATGAAATCAATGTAACCGCGACACCCTCTTGCATGTTATTACCACGAAAATCCATTACTGCTGTAATCGGACTAACCCCTAATGCGTGTCAGAGTGCCCCTACTTCACCTGCTAAAAATAAAAGCTGTCAACAATGTCAGCAAGTAAACTGCTTAGCGAGAAAGGATTGA
- a CDS encoding DUF554 domain-containing protein has translation MKGTLVNAAAVLGGSLIGLLLKQKLSTQYQQTVMHGLALAVGLIGLQMAFKTQNILIVILSVVIGGLIGEFIAIDNWLTRFGDWLNLQVGSKFGRVGEGFITGSLVFCVGAMAIVGSIQDGLTGDASTLYAKSMLDAVASAVFAAGMGIGVALSSISVLVYQGAITLLASSLSGIIADGMIIEMTAVGGLLIMGISLLMLEIKTIKVANLLPAIPVAAVLASLWPT, from the coding sequence ATGAAAGGAACCTTAGTGAATGCAGCAGCAGTTCTCGGCGGCTCGCTAATAGGTTTACTATTAAAACAAAAACTTTCAACCCAATACCAGCAAACGGTAATGCATGGATTAGCTTTGGCTGTAGGATTAATTGGTTTACAAATGGCATTTAAAACACAAAATATACTCATAGTGATACTAAGCGTAGTAATTGGTGGGTTAATTGGTGAGTTTATTGCAATTGATAACTGGCTAACACGTTTCGGCGATTGGCTAAATTTGCAGGTAGGTAGCAAATTTGGTCGTGTGGGCGAGGGCTTCATCACTGGAAGCCTTGTATTTTGTGTGGGAGCAATGGCGATTGTTGGTTCCATACAGGATGGCTTAACAGGTGATGCGAGTACTTTATATGCGAAGTCTATGTTAGATGCTGTTGCATCTGCTGTGTTTGCAGCCGGAATGGGGATTGGGGTAGCCTTGTCCAGTATTTCTGTTTTAGTTTATCAAGGTGCGATTACGTTATTGGCTAGTAGTCTTAGTGGTATAATAGCTGATGGAATGATTATCGAAATGACAGCTGTTGGTGGTTTACTTATTATGGGAATTAGTTTACTCATGTTAGAAATAAAAACAATAAAAGTAGCTAATTTACTCCCAGCAATTCCAGTAGCTGCAGTACTTGCGTCTCTATGGCCGACATAA
- the hydF gene encoding [FeFe] hydrogenase H-cluster maturation GTPase HydF, whose protein sequence is MEETPKASRLHIAILGRRNAGKSSLINALTNQKVALVSDIPGTTTDPVYKAMEILPIGPVMIIDTAGVDDAGHLGTLRVERTMQVLNKADLVIIVLEAETGVTQYEKALIEGIKVKRIPIIGAINKSDIMELSQEKIKSWSEDFKIPLLPISVKNRKGIEALKQLIVAYAPSDWQGPPVIGDLIKKGDTVILVTPIDSAAPKGRLILPQVQTIRDILDHDGLTIVVKETELKQAFANLRQLPQLVVTDSQAFASVAADTPPEVMLTSFSILFARHKGDLEVLVSGVKSIDHLKPGDKVLIAEACTHHRQKDDIGTVKIPRWLQEKVGGNLEFEWVAGSHFPEDLSKYSLIIHCGACMLNRRDMLHRLSEVSDKEVPVVNYGILIAHIHGVLKQALEPFPHIQRILGE, encoded by the coding sequence ATGGAAGAAACGCCAAAAGCATCCCGTTTACATATTGCAATTCTAGGGCGTCGTAATGCAGGGAAATCTAGTTTAATCAATGCTCTAACGAATCAAAAGGTAGCCTTAGTTTCTGACATTCCAGGAACGACAACGGATCCTGTATATAAAGCGATGGAAATTTTACCGATTGGTCCTGTTATGATAATCGATACGGCTGGTGTTGATGATGCGGGCCATCTCGGCACACTTCGTGTTGAACGTACAATGCAAGTTCTGAACAAAGCTGATTTGGTAATCATCGTTTTGGAAGCTGAGACCGGAGTTACTCAGTATGAAAAGGCCTTAATTGAAGGTATTAAAGTAAAAAGGATTCCTATTATTGGAGCGATTAATAAAAGCGATATAATGGAGTTATCCCAAGAAAAGATAAAAAGCTGGAGTGAAGATTTCAAGATACCTCTACTGCCGATTAGTGTAAAAAACAGGAAGGGGATCGAGGCGCTAAAACAACTTATCGTTGCCTATGCACCTAGCGATTGGCAGGGGCCACCCGTGATTGGTGATTTAATTAAAAAAGGTGATACAGTTATTTTGGTTACCCCAATTGATTCAGCTGCACCTAAAGGAAGGTTGATTTTACCCCAAGTACAAACGATAAGAGATATTCTTGATCATGATGGTTTGACGATTGTTGTGAAGGAAACTGAATTAAAGCAGGCCTTTGCAAACTTACGCCAGCTACCTCAACTAGTAGTCACAGATTCACAGGCTTTTGCTAGTGTTGCAGCCGATACCCCTCCAGAAGTTATGCTGACATCCTTTTCTATCTTATTTGCTAGACATAAAGGAGATTTGGAAGTCTTAGTATCTGGAGTAAAGAGTATTGACCATTTAAAACCAGGAGATAAAGTACTAATTGCCGAAGCTTGTACACACCACCGCCAGAAAGATGATATTGGAACAGTTAAGATACCTAGGTGGTTGCAGGAAAAAGTAGGAGGAAACTTAGAGTTTGAATGGGTTGCAGGCAGTCATTTCCCCGAGGATTTGAGTAAATATAGTTTGATTATCCATTGTGGAGCGTGCATGTTAAATCGCCGGGATATGTTACATCGTCTTTCAGAAGTATCTGATAAAGAAGTGCCGGTTGTTAACTATGGAATATTAATCGCTCATATTCATGGGGTTTTGAAACAGGCATTAGAACCATTCCCCCATATTCAAAGAATATTGGGTGAATAA
- a CDS encoding DUF4446 family protein produces the protein MDYVAQLSSLVMNNLQYVLLGMTIMILLALVVFVSINMKLAKMNKRYRTMMQGMEGQNLETLLISHIEDVKKVVHKVDDLSVVCRRLEGISKECIQKVALVRFNAFEDVGSDLSFAIAILDSHNNGIVISSIYGRNEFRTYAKPVVSGDSSYLLTEEEKQALTQAMKK, from the coding sequence ATGGATTATGTAGCACAACTTTCTAGCTTGGTAATGAATAATTTACAATATGTGTTATTAGGAATGACAATTATGATACTACTAGCATTAGTAGTATTTGTCAGTATCAATATGAAATTAGCTAAGATGAATAAACGATACCGGACAATGATGCAGGGGATGGAAGGCCAAAATTTAGAGACACTTCTAATTTCACACATTGAAGATGTAAAGAAAGTTGTTCACAAAGTGGATGATTTATCAGTAGTGTGTAGACGTTTAGAAGGCATTTCCAAGGAATGTATTCAGAAGGTAGCATTAGTTAGATTTAATGCCTTTGAAGATGTGGGGAGTGATCTAAGTTTTGCAATTGCTATTTTGGACTCACATAACAATGGTATAGTTATTTCGAGTATTTATGGTCGTAATGAATTTCGTACTTATGCAAAACCAGTTGTTTCAGGAGACTCCTCTTATCTTTTAACAGAAGAAGAAAAACAAGCGTTAACACAGGCTATGAAAAAATAA
- a CDS encoding ParA family protein: MNYLVKVIAIANQKGGVGKTTTSVNLSACLADLGKKVLLVDLDPQGNSTSGFGFDKTKIKQSIYDVLVNDTPVEGVILKTKIENLMVLPATIQLAGAEIELVSIMSRETKLKRVLDKIKYNYDYIIIDCPPSLGLLTINSLTAANSVLVPIQCEFYALEGLSQLMNTITLVQKNLNPALSLEGVVLTMFDARTNLSIQVVDEVKSHFRHKVYQTIIPRNVRLSEAPSHGQPITRYDPKSKGAEVYTDLAKEVIDDE, from the coding sequence GTGAACTATTTGGTAAAGGTAATTGCAATTGCCAACCAAAAAGGAGGCGTTGGGAAAACAACAACTTCTGTAAATTTGAGTGCATGTTTAGCAGACTTAGGTAAAAAAGTTCTATTAGTTGATCTGGATCCACAAGGAAATTCTACTAGCGGCTTTGGTTTTGATAAAACCAAAATTAAACAATCTATTTATGATGTGTTAGTAAATGATACTCCAGTAGAAGGCGTTATTTTAAAAACAAAAATTGAAAATCTAATGGTATTACCCGCTACAATACAATTGGCAGGGGCTGAAATAGAATTAGTTTCCATCATGTCGCGAGAAACAAAACTAAAAAGGGTATTGGATAAAATTAAATATAATTATGATTATATTATTATCGACTGTCCACCATCCCTAGGATTATTAACAATAAACTCTTTAACAGCCGCTAATTCAGTATTAGTACCAATTCAGTGTGAGTTTTATGCACTAGAAGGATTATCTCAATTAATGAACACCATAACTTTAGTACAGAAAAACTTGAATCCTGCATTATCCTTAGAAGGTGTAGTTCTAACCATGTTTGATGCTCGGACGAATTTATCCATTCAAGTTGTAGATGAAGTTAAAAGCCATTTTCGTCACAAGGTATATCAAACAATTATTCCTCGTAATGTTCGCCTTAGTGAGGCTCCAAGTCATGGACAACCTATAACTCGATATGATCCTAAATCTAAAGGTGCAGAAGTATACACTGATTTGGCGAAAGAGGTGATTGATGATGAGTAA
- a CDS encoding homocysteine S-methyltransferase family protein, with product MIYIFDGAMGTMLQNAGLPAGSCPELWNIEQSDVITSIHKSYIDNGADIIETNTFGANRIKLTHYGLQDKVQALNTAAVKAARAACGPTTKIAGSVGPTGKLISPLGDLAFDSAYDVFYEQICALDQAGVDMILIETIIDIQEMRAALLAAKAASTKPVICQMSYGADGRTVTGTDPVTAAIILEAMGADVIGANCSLGPAQLLPIVEQLAQTTSCPISIQSNAGMPSLINKQTVFPMGPEEMGQWAQKLVAAGAQYIGGCCGTTPNHIKAIHEAVSHLSITPLSTKQQLNKTTALTSRSKTIYLGANHPTVIIGERINPTGRKQLAADIASGQFISVKKEALAQIRAGAHILDVNMGVPGINQAEAMEYVVQELSMLVDAPLVIDTTDSKALEAGLKAYPGRALINSISAEPERLEIFLPLAKKYGAAILCLPISPKGVPKTAHERLQVTKQIIHAAFAAGLRPCDFVLDALILTAAADAHAGMEALTALKLYREHLGYPTTMGLSNISFGLPRRDAINATFCAMALDAGLDAPILNPYDPLMQHTLAASALLLGHDANGRSYSMQYAPNKQTEEEEIRNIPKNIIDQIRQAITSGEKEAVVPLVQQALDEGISSITISEQALTAAMNEIGTDFGSGRCFLPQVLLAAETMRAAFLTIKKVLPAHESKSLGTIVLATVKGDIHDLGKNIVAALLENNGFTVIDLGKDVTPEAVVEGALKHKADIVGLCALMTTTMPQIDLTIAALKAGNASAKTIVGGAVLTQDYAMQAEADAYAENGVEAVTIAKKLLAIY from the coding sequence ATGATTTATATTTTTGATGGTGCCATGGGAACTATGTTACAAAATGCTGGATTACCAGCTGGATCTTGCCCCGAGTTATGGAATATAGAGCAGTCTGATGTTATTACTAGCATACATAAAAGTTATATTGATAATGGTGCAGACATTATTGAAACAAATACCTTCGGTGCAAACCGGATAAAATTAACACATTATGGCTTACAAGATAAAGTACAAGCACTAAATACCGCAGCCGTAAAAGCAGCACGGGCCGCTTGCGGGCCAACAACCAAGATAGCAGGTTCTGTAGGACCTACCGGAAAATTAATTTCCCCGCTAGGAGATTTAGCCTTTGACTCCGCTTATGACGTTTTTTATGAACAAATTTGTGCATTAGATCAAGCTGGCGTAGATATGATTTTGATTGAAACTATCATTGATATCCAAGAAATGCGCGCAGCCCTGTTAGCTGCCAAAGCAGCTTCTACTAAACCAGTGATTTGTCAGATGTCTTACGGCGCAGATGGACGCACTGTAACAGGTACAGACCCAGTTACAGCTGCTATCATTTTAGAAGCTATGGGTGCAGATGTGATTGGTGCCAATTGCTCCTTAGGACCAGCTCAACTATTGCCGATTGTTGAACAATTGGCCCAAACCACCAGTTGTCCTATTAGTATCCAATCGAATGCTGGTATGCCAAGTCTTATAAACAAACAAACTGTTTTCCCTATGGGGCCAGAAGAAATGGGACAATGGGCGCAAAAATTAGTTGCCGCAGGTGCTCAGTATATTGGAGGTTGCTGCGGTACTACCCCTAATCATATTAAAGCAATTCACGAAGCAGTCAGTCACCTCTCGATAACACCCTTGTCTACTAAGCAACAGCTTAATAAAACAACAGCCTTAACCAGCCGTAGTAAAACAATTTATCTTGGTGCTAACCATCCCACAGTTATTATTGGGGAACGTATTAATCCTACAGGCCGCAAACAACTAGCTGCTGATATTGCCTCAGGTCAATTTATCTCTGTTAAAAAAGAAGCCTTAGCCCAAATTCGAGCTGGAGCGCATATTCTTGATGTTAATATGGGGGTTCCTGGTATTAACCAAGCGGAAGCTATGGAATACGTAGTTCAAGAGTTATCCATGCTTGTAGATGCTCCCCTAGTCATTGATACCACCGATTCTAAGGCTTTAGAAGCTGGCCTTAAGGCCTACCCTGGCAGAGCACTCATAAACTCTATCAGCGCAGAACCTGAGCGTTTGGAAATATTCCTACCTTTAGCCAAGAAATATGGCGCTGCAATCTTATGTTTACCAATTAGCCCTAAGGGTGTGCCTAAGACAGCCCATGAGCGTCTACAAGTTACAAAACAAATTATTCATGCTGCATTTGCAGCAGGTCTTAGACCATGTGATTTTGTTTTAGATGCCTTAATTCTGACAGCAGCTGCGGATGCCCATGCCGGCATGGAAGCATTAACAGCTTTAAAACTTTACCGAGAGCATTTAGGATACCCAACGACGATGGGACTTAGTAATATATCTTTTGGGCTTCCTCGTAGGGACGCCATTAATGCAACCTTCTGCGCCATGGCTCTAGATGCAGGCTTAGATGCTCCTATACTAAATCCTTATGACCCGCTTATGCAACATACTTTAGCAGCCTCTGCCCTACTTCTCGGTCATGACGCCAATGGAAGATCTTACAGTATGCAGTATGCACCCAATAAGCAGACAGAGGAAGAAGAAATTAGAAATATACCAAAAAATATCATTGATCAAATTCGTCAAGCTATAACCTCGGGAGAAAAAGAGGCTGTTGTTCCTTTAGTACAGCAAGCACTGGATGAAGGAATCAGTTCTATTACAATTAGCGAACAAGCCTTAACAGCTGCCATGAATGAAATTGGTACTGATTTTGGCAGTGGGCGCTGTTTCTTACCACAGGTATTACTTGCCGCAGAAACTATGCGTGCTGCTTTTCTTACGATAAAAAAAGTTTTACCTGCTCATGAATCGAAGAGTCTTGGCACTATTGTTTTGGCTACCGTAAAAGGTGACATTCATGATCTTGGAAAAAATATTGTTGCTGCCCTTCTAGAAAACAATGGCTTTACCGTAATTGATTTGGGTAAAGATGTTACACCGGAAGCAGTTGTAGAAGGTGCTTTAAAACATAAGGCTGATATCGTAGGCCTCTGTGCCCTAATGACAACCACAATGCCTCAAATTGACCTTACAATTGCTGCGCTAAAAGCTGGAAATGCCAGTGCCAAGACGATTGTAGGCGGTGCTGTACTAACCCAAGATTATGCAATGCAAGCAGAAGCTGATGCCTATGCGGAAAATGGTGTCGAAGCTGTCACAATTGCCAAGAAACTACTGGCAATTTACTAA
- a CDS encoding polymer-forming cytoskeletal protein: MFGSNKKTTYVGEVETIIGKDTIMKGNISGKGTIRIDGQFEGDINTTGNIVIGENAKVTAQCKAVNATIAGTIYGNVDITEKLELLPSAQIIGDIKAGILGISEGAVFKGACEMRHTSEELVTKKNSAK; encoded by the coding sequence ATGTTTGGTAGTAATAAAAAAACGACTTACGTAGGTGAGGTTGAGACTATTATTGGTAAGGATACCATAATGAAGGGGAATATTAGTGGTAAGGGTACCATCCGGATTGACGGACAATTTGAAGGCGATATCAATACAACTGGTAATATAGTGATCGGAGAAAATGCAAAAGTTACTGCCCAATGCAAAGCTGTTAATGCTACGATTGCTGGTACTATTTATGGTAATGTGGATATTACTGAAAAATTAGAGTTACTTCCTAGTGCGCAAATTATTGGAGATATTAAGGCAGGTATCTTAGGTATTAGTGAAGGTGCTGTTTTTAAAGGGGCATGTGAAATGCGTCATACTAGTGAAGAACTTGTCACAAAGAAAAATTCAGCAAAATAA
- the metF gene encoding methylenetetrahydrofolate reductase [NAD(P)H], giving the protein MKLCDLFDREKPLVSFEIFPPKQTVTLESIFKTTEGLQTLNPDFISITYGAGGSASDRTLETADKVKNTYHVEALAHLTCINSQKDDIDTVLNQLQAHNIQNILAMRGDYPLDKGSLKKMTTTFPYAKNLIAHIKSQHDFCIAAAAYPEGHLECPNLAEDTVHLKEKVDSGTDFLITQIFFDNAVLYNFLDRIRQANITVPVCAGIMPLLNSRQVARIHSLCGASIPKPLQSIIEKYQNSPNDFEKAGIEYACNQITDLIAHKVDGIHLYTMNKLEQSKTIIQETGLR; this is encoded by the coding sequence ATGAAACTATGTGATCTATTTGATCGAGAAAAACCCCTTGTCTCTTTTGAAATATTTCCACCAAAACAAACAGTTACTTTAGAATCGATTTTTAAAACTACCGAAGGATTACAAACATTAAACCCAGACTTCATAAGTATTACCTATGGTGCCGGCGGTAGCGCTTCGGATCGCACTCTTGAAACTGCAGATAAAGTCAAAAATACCTATCATGTAGAAGCTCTAGCACATTTAACTTGTATCAATTCGCAAAAAGATGATATTGATACAGTGCTTAACCAATTACAAGCCCATAATATTCAAAACATATTAGCCATGCGCGGCGATTATCCCCTGGATAAAGGTTCCCTAAAGAAGATGACAACAACCTTTCCTTATGCAAAAAATCTAATTGCCCACATAAAATCCCAACATGATTTTTGTATTGCGGCTGCTGCTTATCCAGAAGGTCATTTAGAATGTCCTAACCTTGCAGAAGACACCGTTCATCTGAAAGAAAAAGTAGATAGTGGTACCGATTTTCTCATTACCCAAATATTTTTTGACAATGCTGTCCTTTATAACTTCCTGGATCGAATCAGACAAGCCAATATTACCGTCCCCGTTTGCGCGGGGATTATGCCCCTACTAAATAGTAGGCAAGTGGCTAGAATTCATAGTCTATGCGGGGCATCCATTCCAAAACCTTTGCAAAGCATTATTGAAAAGTATCAAAACTCGCCAAATGATTTTGAAAAAGCCGGAATAGAATATGCTTGTAATCAAATTACCGATTTAATTGCCCATAAAGTAGATGGCATACATCTATATACTATGAACAAACTAGAACAGTCTAAAACTATCATTCAAGAAACAGGGCTACGCTAA
- a CDS encoding ParB/RepB/Spo0J family partition protein, giving the protein MMSNNSQRGLGRGLDALFSGSNSVEEQPLVSNISINQIIPNKFQPRRVFDEEALAELVSSIKQYGVLQPIVVRKSNNFYELVAGERRWRASQKAGLQEVPAIIKEYTDGEMTEIALIENIQREDLNAIEEALAYRRLMDDFNLTQEEVARRIGRSRSVIANMVRLLNLHPIVQDYVSRGTLSMGQARPLLGLETLDLQLEAAEIIIDDDLSARDAEELVKRLTEKPKQAKQQTKTVEEKDFFVSEAEDRLKMILGTKVKIKPGKLKSKIEIEFYSTEDLDRIIETLSGDEAPVSNKPRGTFAV; this is encoded by the coding sequence ATGATGAGTAATAACTCACAGAGAGGATTAGGGCGCGGTCTCGATGCACTATTTTCTGGCTCTAATTCTGTAGAGGAGCAGCCTCTTGTCAGCAATATTTCTATCAATCAGATTATTCCCAATAAGTTTCAACCCCGCAGGGTATTTGACGAGGAGGCACTCGCCGAACTCGTGTCCTCTATAAAACAATATGGGGTATTGCAGCCCATTGTAGTACGCAAAAGTAATAATTTTTATGAATTAGTGGCTGGAGAAAGACGTTGGCGCGCTTCACAAAAAGCTGGTCTGCAAGAAGTTCCTGCTATTATAAAAGAATACACTGATGGAGAAATGACTGAGATTGCCTTAATTGAAAATATTCAACGAGAAGATTTAAATGCGATAGAAGAAGCGTTAGCCTACCGCCGTTTAATGGATGATTTTAATTTAACACAAGAGGAAGTTGCTAGGAGAATTGGGCGTAGTCGCTCTGTAATTGCCAATATGGTGCGATTATTAAATTTACACCCAATTGTGCAAGATTATGTTTCACGTGGAACATTATCTATGGGGCAAGCGAGACCTTTATTAGGTTTAGAAACACTAGACTTACAATTAGAAGCAGCTGAAATCATCATTGATGATGATTTATCAGCTCGTGACGCAGAAGAATTAGTAAAGCGATTGACAGAAAAACCAAAACAGGCAAAGCAGCAAACAAAAACAGTGGAAGAAAAAGATTTTTTTGTATCAGAAGCAGAAGATCGGTTAAAAATGATCTTAGGTACAAAAGTAAAAATTAAACCAGGTAAGTTGAAAAGTAAAATTGAGATTGAATTTTATTCTACTGAAGACTTAGATCGTATTATCGAAACATTAAGTGGAGATGAAGCCCCTGTATCAAATAAGCCTCGCGGCACGTTTGCTGTATAA
- a CDS encoding M23 family metallopeptidase, protein MIKKENKPDRREYTLMVVPHQGQAVRKIRIPILAVKGALCLICLLAIVMAGSFINFRHSATIASAEKAELENLRKSNGDQVTEIEKLAKETAKLQSDMERLNSLDAEIRRIVNNEDTTNTSRAGLVRPSATYSGQGGPRVQSDIDNIKVAVNDLQAAVTIREQSLVELKQELLAKQARLAVTPSIWPTSGDVTSRFGWRSSPWGGGGDYHPGIDIANSVGTPIVATADGEVVQSEWYGGYGNMVQINHGNGIATIYGHNSQLLVHTGQVVKKGQVIAYLGNTGASTGPHCHYEIRVNGTAVNPASFLN, encoded by the coding sequence TTGATAAAAAAAGAAAATAAACCAGATAGAAGAGAATACACTCTAATGGTTGTACCTCACCAAGGGCAGGCGGTTCGTAAAATTCGGATACCGATTTTAGCCGTAAAAGGAGCCCTATGTTTAATATGTTTACTTGCTATAGTTATGGCAGGGAGTTTTATTAACTTTCGTCATAGCGCCACTATCGCAAGTGCCGAAAAGGCTGAATTAGAAAATCTGCGAAAGAGCAATGGAGATCAGGTTACGGAAATCGAAAAATTGGCAAAAGAAACGGCCAAATTACAATCAGATATGGAGCGGCTAAATTCCCTCGATGCAGAAATAAGGCGTATTGTTAATAATGAGGATACGACAAATACATCTCGGGCTGGCTTGGTGCGTCCTTCTGCCACTTACAGTGGACAAGGTGGGCCTCGAGTACAATCCGATATTGATAATATTAAAGTAGCAGTAAATGATTTGCAGGCAGCAGTTACAATACGTGAGCAAAGTTTAGTTGAATTAAAGCAAGAATTGTTGGCAAAACAAGCTAGACTTGCAGTTACTCCCTCCATTTGGCCAACAAGTGGCGATGTTACATCTCGTTTTGGCTGGCGCAGCTCACCATGGGGCGGTGGTGGTGACTATCACCCAGGCATTGACATAGCCAATAGCGTAGGGACTCCCATTGTTGCTACGGCAGACGGTGAGGTCGTACAGAGTGAATGGTATGGTGGGTACGGTAATATGGTACAAATCAATCATGGAAATGGTATTGCCACCATTTATGGACATAATTCTCAATTACTCGTACATACTGGTCAAGTCGTAAAGAAAGGACAAGTCATTGCATATCTTGGTAACACAGGAGCAAGCACGGGACCGCACTGTCATTATGAAATTAGGGTAAATGGTACTGCTGTTAATCCTGCAAGTTTCCTAAATTAA